The nucleotide sequence TCACTGCTCTGTTTGAGCaccgcagccactatgtcaagacACCTTGTCAAGGGTCATCCTCTTCTAAGCACGTCTGGGACTGATCGCtcttgataacctgtccaaagcacCAGataaaagtcttgccatccttgttctaaggagcatactggctgtactgcttccaagtcaGCTTTTGATTTTCTGGGAGTTTCAGGGTGCTTTCAGGATTcttaccagcatcataattcaaatgcaccagtgctTCTATCTATCCTGTGTATTTTGCTATTACTACAGgaagccttttttttttggtcagccTGCATTTAGATTCAGCCACTGAGCACTGGAAAATAATTATGACTAAGTAGGCCTAGTGCCTGTCTCTTTCTGTTGGTAAAAATGTCTGGTCTCTCAATCATCTACCATCTGCCACTGAtgtcatttatttaaaatgtgaTTATTTTATAAACTGATTACATATATATGATATACATATATTATTACACATATTACATATTTAATATGGATTAATATGTTTAGCCAAGCACACTGGAAATCAAGTTGACTTATCTTCATATTCACCCTCTAAAGACTTTCCaagagtaaatctttatggggctcATAAAGGCTCGTCCTTCTCCATTGTGCAGTTAGCTGGTCTGAACTCCTATCTTGTTCTTGTGAGTAGACCAATGGTTAGTGCACAGTGCCGACCCATTTCCTGTATAGGTTTAATTTCGAATGTAATTCCTCTTGCCCTCCTTCAAAGTTGCAGTTTAAATCCTTGCACTTGAGAATTGTTGATGATGCCCTAGAGAAAATTCACTCCGATGGAAAGAGAATTGCTGGGTTTTATTACAGCTTGACTATACATTATATTGTTTTAAGTCAGATAGGATTtaggaaaaatataaatatatctagAGATGCTTGGACAGATATTTAAAGATAATTATATCATAAATTATATTAATTGTTACAGTCATTCAAATTCTCCTTTCAGCAAATTATTCATAGAGATCTACTTGCTATGTGCATTCAGCATTTTCTCTGCCAAGCATACAAAGATGGAAATTCATGCTGACATTGTCTGAGGTGAAAGACTCATAAACAGGCCAGTTCTACTACATATATTAAGTTGAATATTTCTGAAAGAACAAAGTATGGAAAGAAgcacttaaaattttctttctctaATAAACCTGCTTTTTCTTTAATACCATTGTAAATTGTCATAAGGTTATGTCTACTTTCATTCTTTGTGTTTACGATATATAGAAAAAATTCTAATCTTAATTTTGCTTTGTACAACTAACTATGTTCATAGCACATATTTTTGTTCCAATCTGGTTTCATTTCTGAAAATATTTAGAGATATTTTCCCACCTCAGAAAAATTTGAGTGCCATTTTTTCCCTGAACTTTGTTTATCATTGTTCTGAATTTTGACACAATCTTACTATGGTTTTTTGTGTGACAGGCTAAAGGCTCAGGCAAAACTCTGAAATGATCAAGCAAAACCCTCTCCCTTGTCTGGCTTTTCTTAAAAGATCTTTGTGTTAGGTTGTGTTCTCCAGAGACATAAAATCAGTCATGTTCATATAGATATACAAAGACGTTTATATAAGTAAAATGGCTCACTGAGTTTTAGGAGCAGGTAAATTCAGTGCAGTGTAAGTTCATGGGTCGGATGGTGAGATGGAGGCTTCTTTTTACTCTTATAGCTCCAGAGACTGATGGACAAGGAAGCATAAagatgaaacaggaagaccacttcTGGTAGATGGAAAGTCGAAAGAACCCAAGGTAgaagtctgctgatggctcctaaGCTCAGCTGGCACTGTAGCAGGAGACCCCTGGACCAAATgcaagatccagacccagcagCAGTGACAAGCTCTCCCACAGAGTCTGCTTTAAAAGGTTCAGGTTGCCTCTTCCAGGGGCCCTGCTTCCAATAGCATCAAGGCTGAGACCTGCTCTGGAGGGTTGTGCCCACCACAACCACccaactgccagctgctcccagACTTCATTGCATTATCTTGGCTTCATCACAGAGCTGACTGCATTGTGTTACATCACAAAGTAGGGGATTTGAGCAAAACTACTGAGGCCTAAAGCCAAATTGACACGAAAGCTATCACACTCTCTGTTTCATTGAATTAACAAATGAAGTGCTCTGTGGATTTGAGTGGCCACGATTGATCAGATTTCTGCTATTTTTCCTTGACACCAGTGGGATGTATAGTCTTACATTTCTGCTACTTTTGATGTCATACTGTCTTCTCATCTCCACATCTCTGCAAAAAATATGTCCCTCCACAGCttctttctctgattttttttctctttaattctaccAGCCTTGTGGATAAGACTTAATTAGTTACAACGTGATACCTTAAAATAGCGTAAGCAAAACAGAAAAGTGTAATTACAATGATACAGTGGATTCGTTGTCAgactaatttattcatctaggtGGCTGCAATCACATCatactgaataaataaataaactcctATGTTGTTCAGTGTGTTCTCCATATGGTGGTGGCATGGGGGACTTCTCATTCTTTCTAACTTTGTCAGACTTCCACTAAGTActtatttgttttcaatttttaaatatttaatatttaacaGAGGAGGGATTGATATAGCAAATGAAACCACAAATGAATATTTTTCCCAATTACTtaagataaatattttttaaatcattttattggggtctcaaacaattcttatcacaatccatacatacatccattgtgtcaagcacatttgtacagttgttgccatcatcattctcaaaacatcagctttctacttcagtccttggtatcagctcctcattttccccctccactcccactcccccctccctatgcacccttgataatttataaatgattattattttgtcatgtcttacactgtctgatgtctcccttcacccacttttctgttgtccattccccaggcatgaggttatatgtagatccttgtaataagttccccctttgcaccccaccctccctccaccctccaagtatcggcactctcaccattggtcctgagggatcatctgtcttggattcctcatgtttctagtttctatctgtaccagtggtctagccagatttttaaggtagaattgggatcctgatagtgaggggtggggtggggaaagcttttaagaaatagaggacagttatatgtttcatcattgctaccctgcaccctgactggcttatctcctccccacaacccttctgtaaggggtgtctagttatctacagatgggctttgtgtctccactctacactccccctcatttacaatgatatgatttttttttatgcctgatacctgatcccttttaccccttgtggtcacacaggctggtgtgcttcttccatgtgggctttgttgcttctcaccagatggctgcttgtttacctgcaagtcgttaagaccccagactctatatcttttgatagctgggcaccttcagctttcttcaccacatttgcttacgcacacatttgtcttcagcaatcatgtcaggaagatgtgcatcatggactgccaatttaatagaacagagtgttcttgcactgaggaagtacttgagtggaggtctaatgtccatctgctgtctcaatactaaacctacaaatatatgcacatagatctatttccccaccctcctatataaatatatttacatatgtacatgtttgtatttagacctctatatataccCTTtatctcctagttatttcctctatttccttttactcttctcttatcccaaTATCATACTTAGCCTTCACCTGGGTTTccgtaatttctcttggttatattgcccttgctgGATCCTACCAgggctctcacaccctccttgccactaattttgatcacttgttgctcctttgtccctaggttggtcaacaccacccccTTTCCCCAGCCTTTccatctcccatgccccccccccagaaccatcagtcctattgttttctcctccagactgttcatgcagcctatcttatctagatagatcttcaGAAATACTAATATACACTAAAACACAAGGCACaataagacaaagcaacaaaagcgaACACAATAattacagcaaaaaagaaaaccactgacccagaaaagaaaaaataatttaaaagaaaatatttacatttttttaaaagaaagaaaaacctgaaaTAGAtcgaggtctgatttttgacctctaggcatgtcctccagtcaagatAAAGTTATATAAGAGATAAAATATCCCAGCTTTACTTGATAACCCCCAATGTGCAtaattcttcctctttgtctaAGGTTAAAAACTgtctttaattttttgttttgtttatttattctcaTGTCTCATGTGGTGTGGTGAACTGTTCAGTGTGGCTTTTATAGAGATAGTCTTTGTACCTCCCCTAATCCACCGGCTAGGACCATGCCAATTGGATCTATTTCTTCCTTTCATGATAGGCATGTGTAAGAAAAGGTCCTGGAAGATGATGATAGGATTCTATAAGTCTGTTTTGAGTAATTGTTAATAGGATTGATTTTGATGATAAAAATATGGAACTTTACATGAGGTTTGGTCCATATTGCCATCCTGCTATGTAGAATATGAGCCATTGGCAGAAGGATGTGGATTTCACTGCCACTGACAAAGATCAACCCAGTTGGAACATATTCTTTGGTCCCTGAGGTCCCAGGTTATCAAGCATCCATGATTCAGGACGCCAGGGAAGCTGAATGGGCGAGTCAGAGGACCAGTAGCTGCAGACTCCGGAGCCGGAGTATAATAAAAGAGGGTGGTGTTCCTTTGGGCAGGTGGTTCACTTGAAGAGGTGGCTGCCTCCAGACAGTTGTTGAGGGAACTGTGTACACTGACTTACCGAGCTAGAATTGAGTGCCTGGGGTTAAGGCTAATAGTGGCGTCGTGTGCCCTTTGAGCATGTTTTGGTAATGCTATAAAAGAGCTTTAAAGCATTGTCCAAGGAGGCCAGGAAACACAGGGCCATGTATCTGAGAGGCCAAAAGCCAGGGAAAGGCATACTTGTCAAGAGGCAATCTTGACTCTTCACAGGgagatttctgatcctgaattgtaatatTAATTTCTCTATAATGGAGCTCTGGTTGAGTAGTGGATTGCACATTGGAATGTTAAtagccaggtcagcagttagaatccagcggctgctgcatgggagaaagatgaggctgtctaacttgtaaagagttacagtcctggaatcccctaggggcagttcttccctgtcctatagtcagcatccactccattGCCGTAGTTTTTTGAGGTACTTAAAAGAGCCCTAGTTATAGGTTGGGCTGCTCacaacatggtcagcagttcaaaagcaccagccattacgcaggagaaagacaagtctttgtacgcctgtaaagagtgactgtctcagaaaacTGCAGTGCTAATTCTACCCTGGCTTGTTGGACAAACCATGAAACAAggtactcaaaggcagtgagaatttatatttaaataagGAGTACCTGTGGCGTAGCGAGTTACAATTTGGGCATCGAACCCCGTgttcggcagttcaaaatcaccagtctaTCCTCAAAAaaaggatgaggctttgtacttctGTAAATGTTTACTGTTTCACAAGCCTaccgggacagttctgctctgtcttaaagggttgctatgagtcagaattgcatttagtttggtttttatattttaagAAGCAAAATGTCATGGTGCCTTTCtgttagaacagagcagaacaccGCATGAGACTGTCACTTCATAATTATTGCTCTGATTGAGCCTcttgctgtaaacctttatgaatCCAGAGCATAGTGTGTCTTCCTCCATTTCACTAGCCCTCAGCTTGCTAATCATGATGTCTTTCTAGGGCCTAATTCGCTTTGTTTCCTGATGGCATGTACAAAGAAGCGCGCAAGAGTTAAGTCTCACTACGGTTGCTTCTGTCGTCCTGCGTAATTATCTGGTGAGATTTCCAGACTTGGgtgttaagaaatttcactccactgcCTCTCCACAGTGGTATTACCTTGCATATCAATGGAACGCAGATAAACATCTAATTGAGATCTacattcagccaagattcatctggctTCAGCAATTATCATCGCTGGTTTTATGCTCTCTATTCTCCCCTATGGCTCCAGCAGTTCCCTGTCCATGTGCTGGTACGACAGCtctttgtttgcttgtgttttaaatTGACTTCATCAGATTTGACCTGCATGCAATAATAATGATACTGCTCTGTAAGTTCGCTTTGTGGAGAGTCTTCTTTCTGTGAAATGTGCACAAACTGGCACCtcctccagtcaattggccagacAACTGGCTTCCAGTCTTCTGGGTATAGACTAGTGCGTGGTTATGGAGCTGCCTTCGTTTGTTGAAACATTATAATTGATATTCCATCTACTATTTGACATTCTACATCGTCTTCATCCCTTCAtttcagcttggacttctttctcgaCCAACCTTTTAAAAGATTTGAATGTCAGCCAATTATTTTAGTAGAGCGGCTGTGATCTCCGTCTAGCTTTACCTAATGCTCTGTGCATCATTCAGTAGTTTGCCAGGGGAATACTTCCGCAGTATAACCTGAGGTTtgtattttttcttcatttcattcATCTTCAGAAGTGCTGTGTGTGTTCTAACCCTTTTATCCAATTAAGATAAATATTTTGTTTCCACAAACTTGATATTTTTCTATTAAAACATCAAATCCCTGAATGCAAGTCATCACTGTACTTTCCAGAAGTGCGTGAAGTTAGGACTTCATGAATGTAATTTATATTCTGGGTCACACAGCATAGAAATTGTAACTCTGCCCCTGCCCTCACTCCCTTCTGACCCAAACTATGGACTGCTCTCTAACCAAGCAGAAGACAATGAAATAAGTGGGTGGTGTATTGAAGGAGCTCAAATCTCATGTGTATACTCTGCTGAAACAAAAGGAGGATCAATCCAGAAACAATGGCCGGAAATGTCAGTGCAAGGCCTGACTGCTGTAGGTCACTCCCAGAAGAAAGTGCTCACCTTTGCACAGTGCACAGGAGCCGAGCATCCATGAGCACAGAGGGCTTTGAGCTtattgtgaatttttaaaatggcatCACCATAACATGTATTTAaatatagtttttgttttgttttaggataggacaaaaaaaaaaccccaaatccccaaaatctgtgctttccagatggaatGAAACAATTCAGTATGGTATACTGAGGCATTTAAAAATGTCTACTATTTATCAAAAGACTAAATAGGATAAATCTGTCCCACTGCTGTATGTCCATTTAATACTGAAAATGTGTATTAAAGGTGTAGGGGCCCTTACTTCTAGTTGGGTCGCTAACTCTGCCACAGAGACAATAATGCAGAGTAGCCTTCCCGCAGCCCTTTCTGTGATGCGGGCAGAAAGCCCGCCGCATCCAGTGACTGTGCCGCCATCTTGGCTGTTGCGCGCCTCTCAGATGCCCTCTTCGTCCCGGTGCTATTCCTACTCAGGGTCTTAGCACATGTCAATACTCATTTTGTCTTTTGAATTTGCTCTTTGACATTTTCCTttcaaaaaattcattttattgggcactcatagatattataacaatccataattcaattaatcaaacataattgtacaaattctgccacaatcagtttcaaaatgttttctttcttcttgaacaattcgatatcagctctcctttatccccttcctcccccaacctactccccaggaacccttatttttatattatatgctattatttttaaacttttaaattcTTTATATTTTCCGTATCATACACCATCCAGTGGATCCGTCCACCTACAATGCTGTTACTGGTCCCCTTGCACCGGGTTAGTCAGTCATCATTCTGTGATTCGTCTTTCAACATTTCATTCGTGCTCGCTACCAGCCTTGCATGAAggccaagtttcagagtctcctgaCACCCCCTTtggacatttcttctttcttgtttttttaatgtccGTTTCTTCATCtatgatgttcttggtgtcatCACACAACCTATCTGGTTTCGGTCATTAGTATTCAGCATATTACATCTGTCTTGAGAGAGATGTCATACTTTGCTCTCATGGCCTTCTTTTAATTCTCTTCAATTAAGAGGGGAAATTGATGGTCGgccccacagtcagcccctgaccttgCTCGTCCCTAGATCACACAGCGCGGTGTCCTCATAGCCCGGTACCTTTGCCTGTGTCCTGGAGGGGGAGGGTTGACCTGGGATCCCTGCTTGCTGTGAAACGGACAAGGATCTGCATCTGTTTGCTGTGATTCCGAGCTCTTCCCACCTTTCTGTCCTCTCCTCAGTTTCTCTCAAGATATGGAGACAAGGGGTGACGCAGACAGGTAAAACGCCATGAAAGCGCAAATGTAACCTTCACTAATTTGTTAGATTCATAGCTGTTTCCCTGGCTCTCCTTCCTGACCGTTCTCTCTTTGCACTGGGAGTCGCCGATGGTGAAACAGCTTTCCCCGGCCCGCTTCCCGGGCCCGCTCTGTCTTTGGAGAACTTGAAACTTCCTGCATTTCAGTTTGCCTGCTTGTCCTGAGATCTAAGTTCTGGCTGTTGGTCTCCAGAAAAGTGATAGTTTTACAATGGAGCTAGTGTTTCCACGCTCTCAAGTTGGTAACAATGTTTCTCCGAGCTCTGCACGTGATAGGAAGAAGGAAACCTGCTGGCCTCTTGCTTTCCTAAGTCTGTGATATTTATACACCAGGAGTCCAGCTCCGATGGGTAGAGCTGAGTAGGAATATAGCATATATGTAAATGGTATTTTATATCTTAAATATGTGCAAtcatacattatcaaacaattgttACTTTAAGTTATGGTAGatttttgtaaaaaatatttcaCACAAATTATAAGCAGCAATGACACTTGTCGTTCATGTTTATCAAGGATCCCATAGCAGTTAAAACCATAAAATTGCTTCGATTACCTTTCACTTTGGGTCATTCTTCAACACAATTACCTTGTCCTTTCTACTAGGTGGTTGACCAGATTGATACCCTGACCTCTGACCTACAGCTGGAGGATGAGATGACCGACAGCTCCAAAACGGACACCCTGAACAGTAGCTCCAGCGGCACAACAGCTTCCAGCATAGAGAAGATCAAGTTGAAGGCCAATGCACCTCTCATTAAGCCCCCAGCAAACCCATCTGCTATCCTCACAGTCCTGAGAAagccaaacccaccaccaccgcCCCCACGGTTGACACCTGTGAAGTCTGAAGACCCCCAAAGGGTGGTACCCACTGTCAATCCCGTACGGACCAACGGCACCCTTCTGCGAAATGGAGGCTTACTCGCTGGACCAAACAAAATCCCAAATGGAGACATCTGTTGCATACCCAACAGTAACTTGGACAAGGCTCCGGTTCAGCCTCTGAGGCATAAACCTGAGAAAGACAGGTGTCCCCAGGCAGGGCCTCGGGAAAGAGTCCGCTTTAATGAAAAGGTGCAGTACCATGGCTATTGTCCTGACTGTGATACTCGGTATAACAGAAACAATAGGGAGGGCCACTTACACAGTGAAACTGTCCACCCACCAGGAaagcttcccctccctcctccgcccCAGCTCCCTCCTTTTCCACTAGAAAATGGGGGGCTGGGGCTAAGCCACAGCAGCAGCTTCCCCCCTCCCAGACCTGCAACTGTGCCTCCTCCCACTGCACCCAGACCACAGAAGACCATCCTGAGGAAATCAACCACTACAACGGTGTGATGTATGCCATTAAAAAATAGATAACAACTCCTTTTTAATTTCTATATTATAAACACAAAATAATAAGTAATGAGCACtttctactcaagcaataaaagcCCAAATATATTAATTCTGCATTCAGAAAAGTGGCATAAAAATCACCCGGTAAGTATGCAGTACATTGTTTATATCCTGAGTATTTTAAGTGTTTTATCATCAAAACTCAGTGAATAATGAAGAAATGACTATATTATTCTTGCCATTGACCTTTGACAAACTGTGACCTACAGATTTACAGTAAATTGATCTACTCTAAAAGATGGGATTGGATTCACTTTTTTCATGTTAACTCATCTATGCATCAAAGCCATGTCATACTCTTCACTTTGATCTCAGACTTTTTAATAAGAGATTTTAATACTGAAGTACTATTTTGCTACTTTTTTTCTAAAGATGTTTGTGACTAGTTTTGCAATATTAAATGCTGAAAACAATaccaaaaatattttctatattatACAATTATGATTATATGTTGAGTTTTATATGCAACATAAGATTTTGATCTGTGGAAATATTATTATGTCAATAAACAGCAGTCAATGATGATAAAGTCAATGGCTCCTCAGAAATAAAGCAGTGACTCACTCACTCCCTTGTTGATCCttacatgaaaataaaaactCTCACGGCAGGGCTCGGGGAAGACCCATATGAGTGTTTGTCAACATGTTCCCTGAAGCATGAGACTCCACGTCATACGgactcatcctccatttccagatCCTTTCAGCTCCtctcaaaaagaaagtagaagcagcacactgATGCCCATGACATGTTCTGCCCACAACATCAGCACGCACTCTCTCTTCCCACGAGAACCCATATTTTTAGGAGAATTGTAGAGAAAAATATAGTTGCCTCTGATAACAGAATCTGTTCAGCATTTGCCTTAAGCTGAGCTCCCTCAGAACTATGAAAGTGCCTTGATTCTTTTACTCCACAGAAGAGAGAATTGTTTTATCTTCGCATTGAATCACCATCCTTTTTTTCTTATCTAAAATATCAATTTAGGTCATTTCCCCAATGCATGGGCCAAGTAAACTTCACAATTTCATTGGTTTGGACTGATTGGATGGTATTCCCTTGAAATAG is from Tenrec ecaudatus isolate mTenEca1 chromosome 2, mTenEca1.hap1, whole genome shotgun sequence and encodes:
- the PRR16 gene encoding protein Largen isoform X1 — protein: MSAKSKGTPSSSSPAEGPPAASKTKVKEQIKIIVEDLELVLGDLKDVAKELKEVVDQIDTLTSDLQLEDEMTDSSKTDTLNSSSSGTTASSIEKIKLKANAPLIKPPANPSAILTVLRKPNPPPPPPRLTPVKSEDPQRVVPTVNPVRTNGTLLRNGGLLAGPNKIPNGDICCIPNSNLDKAPVQPLRHKPEKDRCPQAGPRERVRFNEKVQYHGYCPDCDTRYNRNNREGHLHSETVHPPGKLPLPPPPQLPPFPLENGGLGLSHSSSFPPPRPATVPPPTAPRPQKTILRKSTTTTV
- the PRR16 gene encoding protein Largen isoform X2, with product MTDSSKTDTLNSSSSGTTASSIEKIKLKANAPLIKPPANPSAILTVLRKPNPPPPPPRLTPVKSEDPQRVVPTVNPVRTNGTLLRNGGLLAGPNKIPNGDICCIPNSNLDKAPVQPLRHKPEKDRCPQAGPRERVRFNEKVQYHGYCPDCDTRYNRNNREGHLHSETVHPPGKLPLPPPPQLPPFPLENGGLGLSHSSSFPPPRPATVPPPTAPRPQKTILRKSTTTTV